In Falsirhodobacter algicola, a single window of DNA contains:
- a CDS encoding CopG family ribbon-helix-helix protein, giving the protein MASATSIKLDDEMKGRVQHLAQARQRTSHWIMREAISQYVEREERREVLRKDTLAAWEEFQATGLHATAEEVDQWLARWGTDDEQPAPECHK; this is encoded by the coding sequence ATGGCTTCGGCAACATCCATCAAGCTCGATGACGAGATGAAAGGGCGGGTCCAGCACCTCGCCCAAGCACGACAGCGCACCTCGCACTGGATCATGCGCGAGGCGATCTCGCAGTATGTCGAGCGCGAAGAGCGACGTGAGGTGCTGCGTAAGGACACTCTCGCGGCGTGGGAAGAGTTTCAGGCAACCGGCCTGCACGCGACGGCCGAAGAGGTCGATCAGTGGCTGGCAAGGTGGGGCACAGACGACGAGCAACCCGCGCCTGAATGCCACAAGTGA
- a CDS encoding type II toxin-antitoxin system RelE/ParE family toxin: protein MPQVIYAPAAIRDLQRLRAFLRTKNPDAARRAGDAIRQGVAILGTHPRLGRMLDDLPEQFREWLIDFGDSGYVARYRIDAETVTILAIRHQKEAGIA from the coding sequence ATGCCACAAGTGATCTACGCCCCGGCCGCGATCCGGGATTTGCAGCGCCTGCGGGCCTTCCTGCGCACCAAGAACCCTGATGCTGCCCGGCGGGCCGGTGACGCCATCCGTCAGGGGGTGGCGATCCTAGGCACGCACCCCCGACTCGGCCGGATGCTCGATGATCTGCCGGAGCAGTTCCGGGAATGGCTCATCGACTTCGGCGACAGCGGCTATGTCGCCCGCTACCGGATCGACGCCGAGACCGTGACGATCCTCGCCATCCGGCACCAGAAAGAGGCCGGGATCGCCTAG
- a CDS encoding DMT family transporter has translation MGLSSKGWGSGLIGVIIFSGSLPATRVAVSGLSPMFLTSARAVIAAVLAVAALMLWRQTRPSKSDVAPLAVVAAGVVVGFPLLTALALQHITSARSIVFIGLLPLATAICGVIRGGERPRRAFWLFSYGGSLLVALYAWSQSADGTLTGDLLMLAAILICGLGYAEGAVLSRRLGGWQVISWALVLAAPVMAVLAAGTWPSDWGRVTIPVWLGLGYVSVFSMWIGFVFWYRGLALGGIAGVGQLQLLQPFFGLALASVVLGESVAWSMIAVTLLIVACVAGAKRFA, from the coding sequence ATGGGTCTTTCAAGCAAGGGATGGGGCAGCGGCCTCATCGGCGTCATCATATTCAGTGGATCCTTACCGGCCACACGAGTGGCGGTATCTGGCCTTTCTCCCATGTTCCTCACATCAGCCCGCGCCGTGATTGCAGCGGTTCTCGCTGTGGCGGCGCTGATGCTGTGGCGTCAAACCCGGCCTTCGAAGTCTGATGTTGCTCCACTTGCGGTCGTGGCGGCGGGCGTCGTTGTCGGCTTTCCACTGTTGACCGCTCTTGCCTTGCAGCACATCACCTCGGCCCGTTCCATTGTTTTCATCGGCCTCTTACCGCTGGCAACCGCCATCTGCGGTGTGATCCGGGGCGGGGAGCGGCCTCGGCGGGCGTTTTGGCTCTTCTCCTACGGAGGAAGCCTGCTCGTCGCACTCTATGCTTGGTCGCAAAGCGCAGATGGCACCCTGACCGGCGACCTGCTGATGTTGGCCGCGATCCTAATCTGTGGCTTGGGCTACGCCGAGGGGGCCGTCCTCTCCCGTCGTCTCGGTGGCTGGCAGGTCATCTCGTGGGCGCTGGTTCTGGCTGCACCTGTCATGGCCGTTCTCGCAGCGGGAACGTGGCCATCCGACTGGGGCCGCGTCACGATCCCGGTGTGGCTAGGACTGGGTTACGTTTCCGTCTTCAGCATGTGGATCGGGTTCGTTTTCTGGTATCGAGGGCTTGCGCTCGGTGGCATCGCTGGCGTCGGTCAGTTGCAACTCCTGCAACCGTTCTTCGGGCTCGCATTAGCGAGTGTAGTGCTGGGTGAATCCGTGGCGTGGTCGATGATCGCTGTGACGCTGCTGATTGTGGCGTGCGTCGCGGGAGCAAAACGATTTGCGTGA
- a CDS encoding PLP-dependent aminotransferase family protein, whose product MDAIRRKIAERALLAGERVPSIRILAAKMGVSPSTVVEAYDRLVADGVIRSRPGAGFYVADRAAFTSLRPPATDLERSVDPLWVSRQSLDAAPGVSKPGCGWMPPDWMPQAAIRRALRQISRSDNALLVDYGRSRGGQDLRHLLARQCAEEGLPVDPDMVLLTGSGSQTLDLICRLLLRPGDTVLVDDPCYFNFQALLRVLGVRIVSVPFTRDGPDLAAFAKALEIHRPRLYLTNSALHNPTGATLSAQTAHRLLLLAAEWNLTIVEDDTFAALEPDLSPRLAILDGLQRVIRIGSFSKTLSAAARCGYVIARPELVEALTDLQVATNFGGPSPITAEIVRITLADGSYRKHIAATRTRLARARRDASERLDRLGIVPWLMPRGGFYLWCQLPEGKDAQIVAKAALERGVVVAPGNVFSAAGTAGDFMRLNVSQVASPVFEHLAEILRTSG is encoded by the coding sequence ATGGACGCGATCCGCCGCAAGATCGCGGAACGGGCGCTTCTTGCAGGGGAGCGGGTGCCGTCGATCCGCATCCTTGCAGCGAAGATGGGTGTCTCGCCTTCGACTGTCGTCGAAGCCTATGACCGACTGGTGGCGGACGGGGTGATCCGGTCGCGGCCCGGTGCCGGTTTCTACGTCGCGGATCGCGCGGCGTTCACGAGCCTTCGGCCTCCGGCCACGGATTTGGAGCGGTCGGTCGATCCGCTGTGGGTGTCGCGGCAGTCGCTCGATGCGGCACCCGGTGTATCGAAGCCGGGATGCGGGTGGATGCCGCCCGACTGGATGCCGCAGGCGGCGATCCGGCGTGCGCTGCGCCAGATCAGCCGCAGCGATAATGCCCTGCTTGTGGACTATGGCCGCTCGCGCGGCGGGCAGGATCTCCGTCACCTTCTGGCGCGACAATGCGCGGAGGAAGGTTTGCCGGTCGATCCCGACATGGTGCTGCTGACCGGCTCCGGATCACAGACCCTGGACCTGATCTGCCGCCTCTTGCTGCGTCCGGGCGATACGGTTCTGGTTGATGATCCCTGCTACTTCAACTTCCAGGCGCTGCTGCGCGTCCTCGGGGTCCGCATCGTGTCGGTGCCCTTCACCCGCGACGGTCCCGATCTGGCCGCGTTCGCCAAAGCCTTGGAGATTCATCGGCCGCGCCTCTACCTGACGAACTCCGCGCTGCACAATCCGACCGGTGCCACGCTGTCGGCACAGACCGCGCACCGCCTGCTGTTGCTTGCGGCTGAATGGAATCTGACCATCGTGGAGGACGACACATTCGCCGCGTTGGAACCGGACCTGTCGCCTCGCCTTGCCATCCTCGACGGGCTGCAACGCGTCATCCGGATCGGCAGCTTTTCCAAGACGCTTTCGGCTGCGGCCCGCTGTGGCTACGTCATCGCACGGCCGGAGCTAGTCGAGGCGCTGACTGACTTGCAGGTCGCCACCAACTTTGGCGGGCCGAGCCCCATTACCGCAGAAATCGTCCGGATCACGCTGGCGGACGGAAGCTACCGCAAGCACATCGCCGCCACCCGAACGCGGCTCGCGCGGGCGCGGCGGGACGCTAGCGAGAGGCTGGACCGGCTGGGGATCGTGCCTTGGCTCATGCCCCGCGGGGGCTTCTACCTGTGGTGTCAACTGCCGGAAGGGAAGGACGCGCAAATCGTTGCCAAAGCCGCTCTGGAAAGAGGGGTAGTTGTTGCCCCCGGCAACGTATTCAGCGCTGCCGGGACCGCAGGAGACTTCATGCGTTTGAACGTCAGTCAGGTAGCGTCTCCCGTCTTTGAGCACCTGGCGGAGATCTTGCGAACGTCCGGTTAG
- a CDS encoding helix-turn-helix domain-containing protein, whose product MSSRTFLRRFHDPTGGTPGDWLIAERVEAAKALLRGGALGIEAIAEAVGFGSAHALRYHFRTRAELPPSAYRQRFLPVARLADA is encoded by the coding sequence ATGAGCTCCCGCACCTTCCTGCGACGCTTCCACGACCCGACCGGCGGCACGCCGGGCGACTGGCTGATCGCGGAGCGGGTCGAGGCGGCCAAGGCCCTACTGCGCGGCGGCGCGCTCGGCATCGAGGCGATCGCCGAGGCCGTGGGGTTCGGATCGGCCCACGCCCTACGTTACCACTTCCGCACCCGCGCCGAATTGCCACCCTCGGCCTATCGGCAGCGGTTCCTGCCAGTGGCTAGACTCGCCGACGCGTGA
- a CDS encoding site-specific integrase encodes MKHSFPVKSIPVHPEMPEPPENMQDVLIWLQNKRPYAYATIIDYKAQIARIPEIFGVNNLRYVEADAALFNPRLKQNRFPAEHFKSNEAWLRWSGKIIGMLSRFHGETDARRERRKRQDGWLHLLDLANLQVGVGTGRSPKMLIPIRVLADEARKAGIEPHALTAGWFAALGDELPRARWDSVRLSLKNLHILASLSPDIATMLPMETLPESVQARRAKQYTLSEALARQADQLIEEIGAGVYDPIMGDRVGCLAPATLAVKRAALRKYLGAGVAHDIISRDCVDLKQAFAENVFYKVVRALCQETDPSRRISARSLHQYVDAWMALGAHLGVPVSFMKDSQKRNATLKQGRELRKTMPRETREFCAGLLRNRGKEMTFRSLHLRFKEHAERLIAADEPTTSFTEEHIIQFGILGAYSAIALWGLPLRIANMRDLRHLGPHPNLVLPQQARARARLQIPKEAVKNRVDISAHLAQGPTRGLEVVEWYIEHIRPRIPWADRSEYLFPGYNGKSISDKALRNWLQHHSRDLGIQMSPHNFRHGLASLWLRSRPGDYSGAARLLCNSPATVRTYYAWIDHEAEMINVQNELARQAGFRVDDKENYDKK; translated from the coding sequence ATGAAGCACAGCTTTCCCGTCAAATCCATACCGGTGCATCCTGAAATGCCCGAGCCTCCGGAAAACATGCAGGACGTCCTGATTTGGCTCCAGAACAAGCGTCCCTATGCCTACGCGACGATCATCGATTACAAGGCCCAGATCGCGCGCATTCCCGAAATCTTCGGCGTCAACAATCTCCGTTACGTCGAGGCGGATGCCGCACTGTTCAACCCTCGTTTGAAACAGAACCGCTTTCCTGCGGAGCACTTCAAGAGCAACGAAGCCTGGCTGCGTTGGTCGGGCAAGATCATCGGCATGCTGAGCAGGTTCCACGGAGAGACCGATGCGCGTCGCGAGCGCCGCAAACGCCAGGACGGCTGGTTGCACCTCTTGGACCTTGCCAATCTTCAGGTCGGGGTCGGCACCGGACGCTCTCCCAAAATGCTGATCCCGATCCGCGTCCTGGCAGACGAAGCGCGCAAGGCTGGGATTGAACCCCACGCCCTGACTGCTGGGTGGTTTGCCGCCCTCGGGGACGAATTGCCTCGAGCTCGATGGGACTCCGTTCGTCTCTCGCTGAAAAACCTCCACATCCTGGCGAGCCTCTCTCCGGACATCGCAACCATGTTGCCGATGGAGACGCTGCCGGAGTCGGTGCAGGCGCGGCGCGCGAAACAGTATACCTTGTCTGAGGCTCTGGCCCGCCAAGCGGACCAGTTGATTGAGGAGATCGGGGCGGGTGTGTATGACCCGATCATGGGTGACCGGGTCGGTTGTTTGGCACCGGCGACGCTTGCGGTCAAGCGCGCGGCCTTGCGCAAATACCTGGGTGCGGGCGTCGCCCACGATATCATTTCCCGGGACTGCGTGGATTTGAAGCAGGCCTTCGCGGAAAACGTTTTTTACAAAGTCGTTCGTGCCTTGTGCCAGGAAACGGACCCTTCCCGTCGCATTTCCGCACGCAGCCTGCACCAGTATGTCGACGCGTGGATGGCACTCGGGGCTCATCTTGGGGTTCCGGTCTCCTTTATGAAGGACAGCCAGAAGCGCAACGCTACCCTCAAACAGGGGCGCGAACTGCGCAAGACCATGCCGCGCGAGACCCGGGAGTTCTGCGCCGGACTGTTGCGGAACAGAGGAAAAGAAATGACCTTCCGGTCGCTGCACCTCCGTTTCAAAGAACACGCCGAGAGGCTGATTGCGGCCGACGAGCCGACCACTAGCTTCACGGAAGAGCATATCATCCAGTTCGGCATCCTAGGGGCCTATTCGGCCATTGCTCTCTGGGGGCTGCCGTTGCGCATTGCGAATATGCGGGACCTGCGCCATCTCGGCCCGCACCCGAACCTTGTTTTGCCCCAGCAGGCGCGTGCGAGGGCTCGCCTGCAGATTCCCAAGGAAGCGGTGAAGAACCGGGTGGACATCAGCGCTCACCTCGCTCAGGGGCCGACGCGGGGCCTGGAAGTGGTGGAATGGTATATCGAGCATATTCGGCCCCGCATTCCCTGGGCGGACCGCTCCGAATATCTTTTCCCCGGATACAACGGGAAGAGCATCAGCGATAAGGCCCTGCGCAACTGGTTGCAGCACCATTCGCGCGATCTCGGAATTCAGATGTCACCGCATAATTTCCGGCATGGTCTGGCTTCGCTCTGGTTGCGCAGCCGCCCCGGCGACTACAGCGGAGCTGCGCGTCTGTTGTGCAACTCTCCCGCCACCGTCCGCACGTATTACGCCTGGATCGATCATGAGGCGGAAATGATCAACGTCCAGAACGAGTTGGCGAGGCAGGCCGGGTTCCGGGTCGACGATAAGGAAAATTATGATAAGAAGTAA
- a CDS encoding VOC family protein has translation MEGRFLISGLRSVEVEIPDLAAARAFYTGTWGLVEAAQETGSVWLRGSGPDPYILRLTQGARTGVLSITWRAAQNTDLGELRDRMIAAGGVLQDTIGDLADHGGGTGFSVRDPSGRLVRVVQGDGQSAPLDAEDRHMPDRLAHVNINSADLDADIAFLERGLGFVLTDRSKMMGFLRTNSDHHSIVLAIAEVDTLNHVAFNHPDWESMMKASGRMTDAGFQIGWGPGRHGPGDNVFLYFVDPFGLVVEHTAEVLQVNDDYRVGGPADWTWPPGRTDQWGIAPPKSKACMIAQISVPFL, from the coding sequence ATGGAAGGTCGTTTCCTCATCAGTGGCCTTCGCAGCGTCGAGGTGGAAATACCGGATCTCGCCGCTGCACGTGCGTTCTATACCGGCACTTGGGGGCTAGTGGAGGCGGCGCAGGAGACAGGGTCGGTATGGCTGCGGGGCAGCGGACCGGATCCCTACATTCTCCGGTTGACGCAGGGTGCCCGGACAGGTGTTCTGTCCATAACCTGGCGCGCCGCCCAAAACACCGATTTGGGCGAACTGCGTGACCGGATGATCGCAGCGGGGGGCGTTCTGCAGGATACAATCGGCGATCTGGCCGATCACGGTGGAGGCACGGGGTTTTCTGTTCGCGATCCGTCCGGGCGTCTTGTCCGGGTGGTGCAAGGGGATGGTCAGTCCGCGCCGCTGGATGCGGAAGACCGCCACATGCCCGACCGTCTGGCACATGTGAACATCAACAGTGCCGATCTGGATGCCGATATCGCATTTCTTGAGAGAGGCCTCGGATTCGTTCTGACCGACCGTTCCAAGATGATGGGGTTCCTGCGCACCAATTCGGATCACCATTCTATCGTTCTGGCGATCGCCGAGGTGGATACCCTGAACCACGTGGCCTTCAACCACCCCGATTGGGAATCCATGATGAAGGCCTCGGGGCGGATGACCGATGCGGGTTTTCAGATCGGCTGGGGACCTGGCCGTCACGGGCCGGGCGACAACGTGTTCCTGTATTTTGTGGACCCGTTCGGGCTGGTGGTGGAGCACACGGCCGAGGTTCTCCAGGTCAATGATGATTACCGTGTCGGCGGTCCCGCAGATTGGACATGGCCGCCCGGGCGAACCGACCAATGGGGCATCGCCCCGCCGAAATCCAAGGCTTGCATGATCGCGCAGATATCGGTGCCTTTCTTGTAG
- a CDS encoding fumarylacetoacetate hydrolase family protein, whose protein sequence is MRFISFEQGGRASWGRVEGDYVIDLGALPDAPKGLRQAIAQDALRLTGDAPRHPLRDVRLLPVIPDPAKILCVGHNYESHRKETGRAAVSYPSIFTRFADTLVGANDPIIRPAVSGDLDYEAELAIVIGKGGRNIPEDQAMAHVAGFACFNDASVRDWQWHTNQFIPGKNFPGTAPFGPELVTPGEIADLNAVTVRSLLNGEIMQEAPVAHMIFPIPVIIAYASQFTKLSPGDVIATGTPGGVGAKRTPPVWMKPGDQIEIRIDGVGSLISTVQAEA, encoded by the coding sequence ATGCGGTTCATCAGCTTCGAACAGGGCGGGCGCGCGTCGTGGGGGCGGGTCGAGGGGGACTATGTCATCGATCTGGGGGCGCTGCCGGATGCGCCAAAAGGACTCCGGCAGGCCATCGCGCAGGATGCCCTGCGGCTGACAGGCGATGCCCCCCGCCATCCGCTGCGCGATGTGCGGCTGCTTCCGGTCATTCCCGATCCCGCGAAGATCCTGTGCGTTGGGCACAATTACGAAAGCCACCGCAAGGAGACGGGGCGCGCGGCCGTGTCCTATCCCTCAATCTTCACGCGCTTCGCCGACACGCTTGTGGGTGCGAACGATCCGATCATCCGGCCCGCCGTGTCGGGCGATCTTGATTACGAGGCCGAGCTTGCGATCGTCATCGGCAAGGGCGGCCGCAACATCCCCGAGGATCAGGCCATGGCCCATGTGGCTGGGTTCGCTTGCTTTAACGATGCGTCGGTGCGTGATTGGCAATGGCACACCAACCAGTTCATTCCGGGCAAGAACTTTCCCGGCACCGCCCCCTTCGGCCCCGAGCTTGTTACTCCGGGCGAGATTGCGGACTTGAACGCGGTGACCGTCCGCTCGCTTCTGAACGGTGAGATCATGCAAGAAGCGCCGGTTGCGCACATGATTTTCCCGATCCCGGTGATCATCGCCTATGCGTCGCAATTCACAAAGCTGTCCCCCGGCGACGTGATCGCTACGGGCACGCCCGGCGGGGTTGGCGCCAAGCGCACGCCGCCGGTGTGGATGAAGCCCGGCGACCAGATTGAAATCCGCATCGACGGCGTCGGGTCGCTGATCAGCACCGTGCAGGCGGAGGCGTAG